ACATGTCAGGTTATTCGACCATTATTGAGCAATATGATTTTCGTAAACAAACCATTCTGAAAGCACTCGAGGATCATGGGATGAATCTTTCCAAACTTGCTGCAGTTGTTGGACGTGGAGGGCTTCTTCGACCCATTGAAGGTGGCACGTACCGTGTTAATGATGAAATGCTCAGTGATCTTCGGAGCGGCAGAAACGGTGAGCATGCATCGAATCTGGGGGCGATTTTGGCAGATGAAATTGCCTCGCAGTTAAATATCGAAGCATTCATTGTCGACCCGGTTGTCGTGGATGAACTTGATGATGTCGCGCGGATCAGTGGTGTAGCAGATTTCGAACGAAAAAGTATCTTTCATGCCCTCAATCAAAAGGCTGTTGCAAGAAAAGTGGCACAAGATCTTGGCAGAAAATATGAGCAGCTGAACCTGATCGTTTGCCACATGGGTGGTGGAATTACAGTTGGCAGTCATAAAAAAGGCCGGGTTGTAGATGTGAATAATGGCTTGCATGGTGAAGGACCTCTTTCACCAGAACGAGCGGGGACTGTGCCCGCTGGAGACCTGGTGTCAATGTGTTATTCCGGGGAATATTATGCACATGAAGTCATGAAGAAAATCGTTGGTCAAGGCGGATTGGTAGGTCATTTGGGGACGAACGATGCCCGGGAAGTGGAAGATCGAATCAAAGGCGGTGATGCGCATGCTGCCATTGTCTATGATGCCATGGCTTATCAGATTGCCAAAGAAATCAGTTCACATGCAGCTGTGTTAAACGGTGATGTGGATGCGATCGTTATCACCGGAGGCCTTGCATATGGCAATAATTTTGTCGGAAAAATTACCTCTCGCATCAAATGGATTTCACAGGTTATTGTTGAGCCTGGTGAGAATGAAATGCAGGCATTAACTGAAGGCGCGCTTCGTGTACTTAAAGATCAGGAAAGAGTAAGGCATTATCCGAATCGAAAATAATAACCGGTGACGGCAGAATGAATTAAACCGCTCTGCCGCTCCGGAAAAGTGGAGGAATTCCCATGGCATTAGAATATGATCTGGTCATATTAGGAGCTGGAACTGGTGGCTATGTCGCTGCGGTTCGCGCTTCCCAGCTTGGCTTAAAAACGGCCATTGTTGAAAAAGGGAAACTAGGTGGTACGTGTCTTCATGAAGGCTGTATTCCCAGCAAAGCATTATTAAGATCAGCAGAAGTTTTTGACACAATAAAACACTCTGGTGATTTCGGAGTCGATGTGTCTGAATATTCCCTAAATTTCGAAAAAGTTCAAACGCGCAAAGAAACCATAGTTGATCAATTATATAAAGGTGTACAGCACCTCATCAAAAAAGGAAAAATAGATGTATACGAGGGTTATGGCCGTATCATGGGCCCTTCAATTTTTTCACCAAGAGCGGGTACAGTTTCGGTCGAATATGATGGGGATCAGGAAAACGATATGCTCGTTCCCAAATCTGTGATGATTGCTACGGGCAGCCGGTCAAATACATTGCCGGGCCTTGCACTTGATGAAGAACAGATTCTTTCTTCAACGGGTGCACTGAAGCTTAAAGAAATCCCAGCCTCAATTACGATTATAGGAGGCGGAGTGATTGGCGTTGAATGGGCTTCAATGCTTGTGGATTTCGGCGCAGAAGTGACTGTTCTGGAATACCTCGATCGATTACTGCCGGGTGAAGATCGGGACATTAGTAAAGAAATGCAGCGAGCAATGAAGAAAAAAGGCGTTAAGGTCATTACTGGCGCTGAAGTAAAAGGTGATCAGACGGATATTCAGGACAACCAGGTGACGGTTCACTATGTTCATAAAGGCGAAGAGAAGAGTATAATATCTGAAAAAGTACTCGTCTCAGTCGGCAGAAAAGCAAACACAGAAGATATAGGGTTAAACAACACAGAAATTCTTACGAACAATGGATTTATCGAAGTGAATGATCATTTCCAGACTGCAGAAGACCATATTTATGCAATAGGGGATGTCATTGGTGGACTTCAGCTGGCGCATGTTGCTTCACACGAGGGAATTCATGCCGTAGAGCATATGGCAGAACTTGATCCTGATCCGATAGACGACAATCTTGTTCCGAAATGCACCTACTCTAATCCGGAAGTGGCGAGTGTCGGCCTGACGGAAGAGGCGGCAAAAGAGCAAGGGTACGACGTAATCTCAGCGAAATTTTCCTTCAAAGCGATCGGAAAAGCACTG
This Salisediminibacterium beveridgei DNA region includes the following protein-coding sequences:
- the buk gene encoding butyrate kinase, producing MEQSFRILAINPGSTSTKIAIYENDRELFELTIRHKQEDMSGYSTIIEQYDFRKQTILKALEDHGMNLSKLAAVVGRGGLLRPIEGGTYRVNDEMLSDLRSGRNGEHASNLGAILADEIASQLNIEAFIVDPVVVDELDDVARISGVADFERKSIFHALNQKAVARKVAQDLGRKYEQLNLIVCHMGGGITVGSHKKGRVVDVNNGLHGEGPLSPERAGTVPAGDLVSMCYSGEYYAHEVMKKIVGQGGLVGHLGTNDAREVEDRIKGGDAHAAIVYDAMAYQIAKEISSHAAVLNGDVDAIVITGGLAYGNNFVGKITSRIKWISQVIVEPGENEMQALTEGALRVLKDQERVRHYPNRK
- the lpdA gene encoding dihydrolipoyl dehydrogenase, whose protein sequence is MALEYDLVILGAGTGGYVAAVRASQLGLKTAIVEKGKLGGTCLHEGCIPSKALLRSAEVFDTIKHSGDFGVDVSEYSLNFEKVQTRKETIVDQLYKGVQHLIKKGKIDVYEGYGRIMGPSIFSPRAGTVSVEYDGDQENDMLVPKSVMIATGSRSNTLPGLALDEEQILSSTGALKLKEIPASITIIGGGVIGVEWASMLVDFGAEVTVLEYLDRLLPGEDRDISKEMQRAMKKKGVKVITGAEVKGDQTDIQDNQVTVHYVHKGEEKSIISEKVLVSVGRKANTEDIGLNNTEILTNNGFIEVNDHFQTAEDHIYAIGDVIGGLQLAHVASHEGIHAVEHMAELDPDPIDDNLVPKCTYSNPEVASVGLTEEAAKEQGYDVISAKFSFKAIGKALVFGDSNGFVKFVTDKGSQDLLGVHMIGPHVTELISEAALAKVLDATHWEVASTIHPHPTLSEIMGEAALAVDGNEIHGG